In the genome of Natronorubrum sediminis, one region contains:
- a CDS encoding 5-formyltetrahydrofolate cyclo-ligase codes for MDDTETPSTEPVEPSDKESIRERVWDDLEESGTARFPFPPHGRIPNFDGADEAAERLAEQQAWRDASTIKANPDAPQLPVRRRALKAGKTVYMAVPRLADERCFLKLDPDELEDYDAATTVSGSSEHGEQVGPEAVPEIDLIVSGSVAVSVDRNAAETASSASHESVEGGRIGKGEGYSDLEFALLAEFDLVDETTTVATTVHERQLVDDAVSLGDHDVSMDLIVTPERTIRPDGAEQPSGIDWDLLSAQRLEEIPVLERLSDAGD; via the coding sequence ATGGACGACACTGAGACGCCGTCGACTGAGCCGGTGGAACCGAGCGACAAAGAATCGATTCGCGAACGCGTCTGGGACGACCTCGAGGAGAGCGGAACGGCCAGATTCCCATTTCCGCCCCACGGTCGGATTCCGAACTTCGACGGTGCGGACGAGGCAGCGGAGCGACTCGCCGAGCAGCAGGCGTGGCGAGACGCATCGACGATCAAAGCCAACCCCGACGCACCACAGCTCCCGGTTCGACGCCGCGCGCTGAAAGCCGGGAAGACGGTCTACATGGCCGTTCCACGACTCGCCGACGAGCGGTGTTTCCTGAAACTGGACCCAGACGAACTCGAGGACTACGATGCGGCGACGACGGTTTCGGGGTCGTCGGAACACGGCGAACAAGTCGGTCCCGAAGCGGTCCCAGAAATTGACCTGATCGTTTCCGGCAGCGTGGCAGTGAGTGTGGATCGCAACGCGGCGGAGACGGCAAGCAGCGCTAGCCACGAGTCCGTCGAGGGCGGTCGAATCGGCAAAGGCGAGGGCTACAGCGACCTCGAGTTCGCGCTGTTGGCCGAATTTGACCTCGTCGACGAGACGACCACGGTTGCGACGACGGTACACGAACGACAGCTAGTCGACGACGCGGTTTCGCTCGGTGATCACGACGTCTCGATGGACCTGATCGTCACACCCGAGCGAACGATTCGACCGGACGGTGCCGAGCAGCCGTCTGGAATCGACTGGGATCTCCTCTCGGCGCAGCGACTCGAGGAGATTCCGGTATTGGAGCGACTCAGCGACGCAGGCGACTAG
- a CDS encoding DUF7126 family protein has product MTELNAVVVGPDEDEITPALEAEGATVTRLNGVVTRPVLEEAGIVEADLYVLTDIGQATTIPIVCDLTDDVRTVVYARRTVPEFVKGQLDIAIDPKLMDASLVAEELTD; this is encoded by the coding sequence ATGACGGAACTGAACGCGGTCGTCGTCGGTCCTGACGAAGACGAGATCACGCCCGCACTCGAGGCCGAAGGAGCCACCGTCACCCGCCTCAACGGCGTGGTAACCCGGCCCGTTCTCGAAGAAGCTGGCATCGTCGAGGCCGATCTGTACGTACTGACGGATATCGGGCAGGCGACGACGATTCCAATCGTCTGTGATCTCACGGACGACGTTCGGACGGTCGTCTACGCTCGCAGAACCGTTCCGGAGTTCGTCAAGGGGCAACTGGACATCGCGATCGATCCGAAGCTGATGGACGCCTCGCTCGTCGCCGAGGAACTGACCGACTAA
- the guaA gene encoding glutamine-hydrolyzing GMP synthase, with translation MVETETFVPEAVAEIGDEIGDSNAVIALSGGVDSSVAAALAYESIGDQLTPVYVDTGLMRKGETDQIRETFDYMESLRIVDAKDRFLEALAGVTDPEEKRHIIGEQFIREFEREATEADADYLVQGTIYPDRIESEGGIKSHHNVGGLPDVVDFDGIVEPVRDLYKDEVREVARHLGLDEIVAERMPFPGPGLAVRVIGEVTDEKLEVARHACHVVEDELEEYEPWQALAAVIGKATGVKGDNRVHGWVVSVRSVDSRDGMTARAQEIDWQTLQRIQSRITGENETVARVVYDVTHKPPATIEYE, from the coding sequence ATGGTAGAAACAGAGACATTCGTTCCAGAGGCAGTTGCAGAGATCGGCGACGAAATCGGCGATTCGAACGCCGTCATCGCGCTTTCGGGCGGGGTCGACTCCTCGGTCGCCGCCGCACTCGCCTACGAGTCGATCGGCGACCAGCTCACGCCGGTCTACGTCGATACCGGATTGATGCGCAAAGGCGAGACCGACCAGATCCGCGAGACGTTCGACTACATGGAGTCGCTGCGGATCGTCGACGCGAAAGATCGGTTCCTCGAGGCTCTTGCCGGCGTCACGGACCCCGAGGAGAAACGACACATCATCGGCGAACAGTTCATCCGGGAGTTCGAGCGTGAGGCAACCGAGGCCGACGCTGACTACCTCGTCCAGGGGACGATCTATCCCGACCGGATCGAGAGCGAGGGGGGAATCAAGTCCCACCACAACGTCGGCGGCCTCCCCGATGTCGTCGATTTCGACGGCATCGTCGAACCCGTCCGCGACCTCTACAAGGACGAAGTTCGCGAGGTCGCACGCCACCTCGGCCTCGACGAAATCGTCGCCGAGCGGATGCCGTTCCCCGGCCCCGGTCTCGCCGTGCGCGTCATCGGCGAAGTCACCGACGAGAAACTCGAGGTCGCGCGTCACGCCTGTCACGTCGTCGAGGACGAACTCGAGGAGTACGAGCCGTGGCAAGCCCTCGCCGCCGTGATCGGGAAGGCGACCGGTGTCAAAGGTGACAATCGGGTTCACGGCTGGGTCGTCTCCGTTCGCTCGGTCGACTCCCGTGATGGCATGACCGCCCGCGCTCAGGAAATCGACTGGCAGACGCTCCAGCGAATTCAGTCGCGTATCACCGGCGAGAACGAAACCGTCGCTCGCGTCGTCTACGACGTGACGCACAAGCCACCCGCGACGATCGAGTACGAATGA
- the pyrG gene encoding glutamine hydrolyzing CTP synthase, which translates to MPTESDTHYDPSLGNKFIFVTGGVMSGLGKGITAASTGRLLKTAGFDVTAVKIDPYLNVDAGTMNPYQHGEVYVLEDGGEVDLDLGNYERFLDIDMTSDHNITTGKTYQHVIEKERAGDYLGKTVQIIPHITDDIKRRIREAAEGTDVCIIEVGGTVGDIEGMPYLEALRQFAHEEPEENVLFTHVTLVPYSKNGEQKTKPTQHSVKEVRSIGLQPDIIVGRCEDRLDPETKEKIALFCDIPTDAVFSNPDVEDVYHVPLMVEEEGLDQYVLEHFGMADEALATGERTNDWREIVTTEKDGNVDVALVGKYDLEDAYMSIHESLKHAGFEVGVDVNVHWVSADEMADGHDGQLEGMEGVIVPGGFGMRGSEGKIEAVRYAREHDVPFLGLCLGFQMAVVEYARNVLGLEDAHSAEMVEDTPHPIIDILPEQYEVEDMGGTMRLGEHTTVIEPETLAYDLYDDTSCTERHRHRYEVNPEYFDDFEDEPLTFSGTAGNRMEILELEDHPYFLGTQFHPEYTSRPGQPSPPFLGLIEAIAGDGADETEANGDTTNDTETEVTH; encoded by the coding sequence ATGCCGACGGAATCGGACACTCATTATGACCCTTCCCTGGGGAACAAGTTCATCTTCGTCACCGGCGGCGTGATGTCGGGACTCGGCAAGGGGATCACGGCCGCGAGCACCGGCCGACTCCTCAAAACGGCCGGGTTCGACGTGACTGCCGTGAAGATCGACCCGTATCTCAACGTCGACGCGGGGACGATGAATCCGTACCAACACGGAGAGGTGTACGTCCTCGAGGACGGCGGCGAGGTCGACCTCGATCTGGGGAACTACGAGCGCTTCCTCGATATCGACATGACCTCGGACCACAACATCACCACCGGGAAGACGTACCAACACGTCATCGAGAAGGAGCGTGCGGGCGACTATCTCGGGAAAACCGTCCAGATTATCCCGCACATCACCGACGACATCAAACGGCGCATTCGGGAAGCCGCCGAGGGAACCGACGTCTGCATCATCGAAGTCGGTGGCACCGTCGGTGACATCGAGGGGATGCCCTACCTCGAGGCCTTGCGCCAGTTCGCCCACGAGGAACCCGAGGAGAACGTCCTCTTCACGCACGTCACCCTCGTGCCCTACTCGAAAAACGGCGAGCAGAAGACGAAACCGACCCAACACTCCGTCAAGGAGGTCCGTTCGATCGGTCTCCAGCCGGACATCATCGTCGGCCGCTGTGAGGATCGACTCGACCCCGAGACGAAAGAGAAGATCGCGCTGTTCTGTGACATCCCGACCGACGCGGTGTTCTCGAACCCCGACGTCGAGGACGTCTATCACGTCCCGCTGATGGTCGAAGAGGAAGGACTCGACCAGTACGTCTTAGAGCACTTCGGGATGGCCGACGAGGCGCTGGCGACCGGCGAGCGAACGAACGACTGGCGCGAGATCGTCACGACCGAGAAAGACGGGAACGTGGATGTCGCACTCGTCGGAAAGTACGACCTCGAGGACGCCTACATGTCCATCCACGAGTCGCTGAAACACGCCGGCTTCGAGGTCGGTGTCGATGTGAACGTCCACTGGGTGTCGGCCGACGAGATGGCCGACGGCCACGACGGCCAACTCGAGGGAATGGAGGGCGTTATCGTCCCCGGTGGCTTCGGCATGCGCGGTTCGGAGGGCAAAATCGAGGCCGTTCGCTACGCCCGCGAGCACGACGTTCCGTTCCTCGGGCTCTGTCTTGGCTTCCAGATGGCCGTCGTCGAGTACGCCCGGAACGTGCTGGGACTCGAGGACGCTCACTCGGCCGAAATGGTCGAGGATACACCACATCCGATTATCGACATTCTGCCCGAACAGTACGAAGTCGAGGACATGGGCGGGACGATGCGTCTCGGCGAGCACACGACCGTGATCGAACCTGAGACGCTCGCCTACGACCTCTACGACGACACGTCCTGTACGGAGCGCCACCGCCACCGATACGAGGTCAATCCGGAGTACTTCGATGACTTCGAGGACGAACCGCTGACGTTCTCGGGGACGGCAGGAAACCGAATGGAGATCCTCGAACTCGAGGACCACCCCTACTTCCTCGGGACGCAGTTCCACCCCGAGTACACGTCCCGACCCGGCCAGCCGAGTCCGCCGTTCCTCGGTCTCATCGAGGCAATCGCCGGGGACGGAGCGGACGAGACGGAAGCGAACGGCGACACGACGAACGATACGGAAACGGAGGTTACTCACTGA
- a CDS encoding cyclophilin-like family protein: MADLTVFVDDHALEATWTGDAPKTQAALDAVLPVGGDAVRWGDELYIDVALDVPPENARDVVPEGALAYWPAGDKLCLFWGPTPASETDEPRAAAPVSVVARLEDASALAGVEGGARLRLESRTEC; encoded by the coding sequence ATGGCCGACCTCACCGTCTTCGTCGACGATCACGCCCTCGAGGCGACCTGGACCGGCGACGCGCCGAAAACGCAGGCTGCACTCGACGCCGTACTCCCCGTCGGTGGCGATGCCGTCCGCTGGGGCGACGAGCTCTATATCGATGTCGCACTCGACGTACCGCCGGAAAACGCTCGAGACGTCGTTCCCGAGGGTGCACTCGCCTACTGGCCGGCGGGCGACAAACTGTGTCTGTTCTGGGGCCCGACTCCCGCCAGTGAAACCGACGAACCACGCGCCGCCGCACCGGTGTCCGTCGTCGCACGACTCGAGGACGCGTCGGCGCTCGCCGGAGTCGAGGGCGGGGCGCGTCTCCGCCTCGAGTCACGAACCGAGTGCTGA
- a CDS encoding DUF6159 family protein, which yields MAAQLSLRDRLRMGVAITRGSFRTLRQRKWLFAFPILYGLTWVVGLGIILGGIFVALIAAGYALAALESFVSLPEGTADDVAMAVLFASSAVFLFITSSVATFFSATLVHSVGNIFTDEQTGVRDGLAGAWGAKRTILAWGGVGAVVGMVIRILENRTGRGSRFVQSTLGFAWSAMTFFIVPVIVFQEGGLRESVRNSLEIFRQTWGEAAVINLGVGLVMFPLIAIIGFVGIGAPALLLEEPGTVLTITAAPTLVLVGIALATYQAATGVAKTALYYHATGKPLPEEFGDIDPTEFVSQSVDDDRHSPESPAQQSDGV from the coding sequence ATGGCTGCTCAATTATCCCTTCGAGACCGGTTGCGAATGGGTGTCGCTATCACGCGCGGTTCGTTTCGGACGCTTCGACAACGAAAGTGGTTGTTCGCCTTTCCGATCTTGTACGGTCTAACGTGGGTCGTCGGTCTCGGTATCATCCTCGGTGGGATTTTCGTCGCGTTGATCGCCGCGGGATACGCGCTCGCAGCACTCGAGTCATTCGTGTCACTCCCCGAAGGCACGGCCGACGACGTTGCGATGGCAGTGTTGTTCGCCTCGTCCGCGGTGTTCTTGTTCATTACGTCCTCCGTCGCGACGTTTTTCAGCGCCACACTGGTCCACTCCGTCGGGAACATCTTCACAGACGAACAGACGGGAGTCCGCGACGGACTCGCGGGGGCGTGGGGTGCGAAACGAACGATTCTCGCGTGGGGTGGCGTCGGTGCGGTCGTCGGAATGGTTATTCGGATCCTCGAAAATCGGACGGGGCGTGGCTCTCGGTTCGTCCAATCCACGCTCGGATTCGCGTGGTCTGCGATGACGTTTTTCATCGTTCCCGTGATCGTCTTTCAAGAAGGTGGTCTCCGCGAATCAGTTCGAAACAGTCTCGAGATATTCCGTCAGACCTGGGGCGAGGCAGCCGTGATCAACCTCGGAGTTGGGCTCGTGATGTTTCCGTTGATCGCGATCATCGGATTCGTCGGGATCGGTGCGCCGGCACTTTTGCTCGAGGAACCGGGAACCGTGCTCACGATAACGGCTGCACCAACGCTCGTCCTCGTCGGAATCGCATTGGCGACGTATCAGGCTGCAACCGGCGTCGCAAAAACGGCGCTGTACTACCACGCAACCGGGAAGCCCTTACCCGAGGAATTCGGCGACATTGATCCAACTGAATTCGTTTCCCAATCGGTAGACGACGACCGCCACTCACCAGAGTCGCCAGCGCAGCAATCCGACGGAGTCTAA
- a CDS encoding acyltransferase gives MASRIYSLDSMRIVAMVFVVAIHTNLFRGLGAYGNVANFVIDSAGRFVVPFFFMTSGYLFALKTMHGDPKAYLVDRMVTIASLYVFGLLLAAPVFLAGAAIETGVDNPYVLDVLFSEFAGFISPLGLLYYGDSVSVILWFLPALAFSLAFVYGFVRTDKTAYLLPISIAVHLVGLLGASYTMFVDIPLEVRDAVFFGFFYTSLGYVIYSRGLTPRRDHSTIYLGLTVLFTAVHVGERYVLGYVLTGDAITQEVYVSSYTIGTALATFFLFMYLLSRPNLGKGTPLPSWGKYAVGIYVVHPAVLYPLERFDEALRVLGYDIGNTLAWHLLLLWATFFGALLVYIAAQKLGALERNRLRLPRIRRIRKSGSN, from the coding sequence ATGGCCAGTCGAATCTACAGTCTGGATTCGATGCGGATCGTCGCGATGGTGTTCGTCGTCGCGATTCACACGAATCTCTTCAGGGGCCTCGGCGCGTACGGCAACGTCGCGAACTTCGTGATCGATTCGGCTGGGCGATTCGTCGTTCCGTTTTTCTTCATGACCTCGGGGTACCTCTTCGCGCTCAAAACGATGCATGGAGACCCCAAGGCCTACTTGGTCGACCGAATGGTGACTATCGCCTCCCTCTACGTGTTCGGGCTGTTACTCGCCGCGCCGGTGTTTCTGGCTGGCGCTGCCATCGAAACGGGGGTCGACAATCCGTACGTCCTCGACGTTCTTTTCAGTGAGTTCGCGGGATTCATCTCGCCACTCGGATTGCTCTATTACGGAGACTCGGTGTCCGTCATTTTGTGGTTCCTCCCGGCATTGGCGTTCTCGCTGGCGTTCGTCTACGGTTTCGTTCGAACGGACAAAACCGCGTATCTGCTTCCCATTTCGATCGCCGTTCACCTCGTCGGATTGTTGGGAGCGAGTTACACGATGTTCGTCGATATTCCACTCGAGGTGCGAGACGCCGTATTCTTCGGGTTCTTCTACACGAGTCTCGGATACGTCATCTACTCGCGGGGGTTGACTCCGCGCCGAGATCACAGCACGATCTACCTCGGGTTGACCGTGCTGTTCACCGCCGTCCACGTCGGCGAGCGATACGTGCTCGGATACGTGCTCACGGGCGATGCGATCACACAGGAGGTGTACGTCTCGAGCTATACGATCGGCACCGCGTTAGCCACGTTCTTCTTGTTTATGTACCTCCTCTCGCGACCGAACCTGGGAAAGGGAACGCCGTTGCCATCCTGGGGGAAGTACGCTGTCGGCATTTACGTCGTTCATCCGGCCGTATTGTACCCACTCGAGCGCTTCGATGAGGCTCTCCGAGTGCTCGGATACGATATTGGTAACACGCTCGCGTGGCACCTCCTACTGCTCTGGGCGACGTTCTTCGGCGCGTTACTCGTCTACATCGCCGCACAAAAACTCGGTGCGCTCGAGCGAAATCGGTTACGTCTTCCACGAATTCGTCGGATTCGAAAGTCTGGATCGAATTGA
- the infB gene encoding translation initiation factor IF-2 — MSNTDTRDPTSLRTPIVAVLGHVDHGKTSLLDKIRGSAVIEGEAGAITQHIGATAVPLDIISSIAGDLVDPDDFDLPGLLFIDTPGHHSFTTLRSRGGALADIAILVVDVNDGFQPQTLEALEILKRSQTPFIVAANKIDTVPGWNATEDAPITETYESQSDRVRSRLDESLYEIIGNLSDEDLSADLYWRVQNFQRNVGVVPVSAMTGEGVPDLLTVMMGLSQRYMKEEMEIDVTGPGVGTVLEVKEEKGFGTTIDTVLYDGTIRDDDTLVVGGQNDPIVTDVRALLQPRPLAEIRTESRFEKVESVSAATGIKVAAPDLADAMAGAPVRVVRDRPLEDVVDEVEAELADIAVDTDEQGVVVKADTLGSLEAMADALEETELPIVRAEVGDVAPRDVSVASTAEDQKQQVILGFNVDVLGDADQRAENDDVRIFTDDVIYQLIEEYEEFVDELEREQQDTILENIVRPARFRILPDHTFRQNDPAVVGVEVNSGTVQNNANVVKYENNEPERVGQVKGIQEQGEDVDEARAGNRVSVAIDGPTVGRQIEEDDELWIEIPEKHAKILEQELTSEIPGDELEALNMYLDKQRSRDPFWGK, encoded by the coding sequence ATGTCGAATACGGATACGCGCGACCCAACATCTCTCAGAACACCGATCGTCGCCGTCCTCGGACACGTCGATCACGGCAAGACCAGTCTCCTCGACAAAATCCGTGGCTCTGCGGTTATCGAGGGCGAAGCAGGAGCGATCACCCAGCACATCGGCGCAACAGCCGTCCCGCTGGATATCATCTCTTCGATTGCAGGTGATCTCGTCGATCCCGACGACTTCGACCTGCCCGGCCTCCTCTTTATCGACACGCCGGGCCATCACTCCTTCACGACGCTTCGCTCTCGCGGCGGTGCCCTCGCCGACATCGCTATCCTCGTCGTCGACGTCAACGACGGCTTCCAGCCACAGACACTCGAGGCCCTCGAAATCCTCAAACGCTCCCAGACACCGTTTATCGTCGCGGCGAACAAGATCGATACCGTTCCGGGTTGGAACGCGACCGAGGACGCGCCGATCACCGAGACGTACGAGTCCCAGTCGGATCGCGTTCGCTCTCGCCTCGACGAGAGTCTCTACGAGATCATCGGTAACCTCAGTGACGAGGACCTCTCTGCGGACCTGTACTGGCGGGTCCAGAACTTCCAGCGCAACGTCGGCGTCGTCCCCGTCTCAGCGATGACTGGCGAGGGCGTCCCCGACCTCCTGACGGTGATGATGGGACTCTCCCAGCGCTACATGAAAGAGGAGATGGAAATCGACGTCACCGGCCCCGGCGTCGGGACCGTCCTCGAGGTCAAAGAGGAGAAAGGCTTCGGAACGACCATCGACACCGTCCTCTACGACGGAACGATTCGGGACGACGATACGCTCGTCGTCGGTGGGCAAAACGATCCGATCGTCACCGATGTCCGGGCTTTGCTCCAACCCCGTCCGCTCGCGGAAATTCGAACCGAGAGTCGGTTCGAAAAGGTCGAGTCGGTCTCGGCGGCGACGGGGATCAAAGTTGCCGCGCCCGACCTTGCAGACGCCATGGCCGGTGCACCAGTCCGTGTCGTCCGTGACCGTCCACTCGAGGACGTCGTCGACGAAGTCGAAGCCGAACTCGCGGATATCGCCGTCGATACCGACGAGCAGGGCGTCGTCGTCAAAGCCGATACGCTCGGCAGTCTCGAGGCCATGGCCGACGCACTCGAGGAGACTGAACTTCCCATCGTCCGCGCGGAAGTCGGTGATGTCGCACCGCGGGACGTGTCGGTCGCCTCCACCGCAGAAGACCAGAAACAGCAGGTCATCCTCGGCTTCAACGTCGACGTGCTCGGTGATGCCGACCAGCGCGCCGAGAACGACGACGTGCGGATTTTCACGGACGACGTGATCTACCAACTCATCGAGGAGTACGAGGAGTTCGTCGACGAACTCGAGCGCGAACAACAAGACACCATTCTCGAGAACATCGTGCGACCGGCACGATTCCGCATCCTGCCGGATCACACCTTCCGTCAGAACGACCCCGCCGTCGTCGGCGTCGAGGTGAACTCGGGAACCGTCCAGAACAATGCGAACGTCGTCAAATACGAGAACAACGAGCCAGAACGCGTCGGTCAGGTCAAAGGCATTCAAGAACAGGGCGAGGACGTCGACGAGGCCCGCGCCGGAAACCGCGTCTCGGTCGCTATCGACGGCCCCACTGTTGGCCGCCAGATCGAAGAGGACGACGAACTCTGGATCGAAATTCCGGAGAAACACGCGAAGATCTTAGAACAGGAGTTGACCAGCGAAATTCCCGGCGACGAACTCGAGGCGCTGAACATGTACCTCGACAAACAACGCAGTCGCGACCCGTTCTGGGGCAAGTAA
- a CDS encoding PRC-barrel domain-containing protein — MSDILAENLSGKSVMGSDGTELGLLYNITMDLKSGQLNDLVIEPDEELPVRSIDFSRDDEGRFLVPVSRVQAVKDYIVVQR, encoded by the coding sequence ATGAGCGATATACTCGCTGAGAATCTCTCGGGGAAGTCCGTCATGGGGTCTGACGGAACTGAACTGGGATTGCTCTACAACATTACGATGGACCTCAAGTCCGGACAACTGAACGATCTCGTCATCGAACCCGACGAAGAACTTCCCGTCCGGTCGATCGACTTCAGTCGCGACGATGAGGGTCGGTTCCTCGTCCCCGTGAGCCGTGTCCAAGCGGTTAAAGATTACATTGTGGTCCAGCGATAA
- a CDS encoding NOB1 family endonuclease: MYILDSSAFIHDFHTTEQTATIPLVREELEDESAYRFDAMEGSGMHIHIPNEDTTEKVRRAAKESGDLDVLSDTDIRLVAASFELDGTLVTDDYAMQNVAEKLNVAVEVIARDGIEEQRHWHYQCQGCGREFDEQKDRCPICGSELARKNPS; the protein is encoded by the coding sequence ATGTACATTCTCGACTCCTCGGCGTTTATCCACGACTTCCACACGACAGAACAGACTGCAACGATCCCGCTCGTCCGCGAGGAACTCGAGGACGAGAGCGCCTACCGATTCGACGCGATGGAAGGCTCTGGGATGCACATTCACATTCCGAACGAAGATACCACCGAAAAGGTCCGACGGGCGGCCAAAGAGTCCGGCGACCTCGACGTGCTCTCGGACACCGACATTCGACTCGTCGCGGCGAGTTTCGAACTCGACGGAACGCTCGTGACCGACGACTACGCGATGCAAAACGTTGCCGAGAAACTCAACGTCGCCGTCGAAGTGATCGCTCGCGATGGCATCGAAGAGCAACGTCACTGGCACTACCAGTGTCAGGGCTGTGGTCGCGAGTTCGACGAGCAAAAAGATCGCTGTCCGATCTGTGGCTCGGAACTGGCCCGTAAGAACCCGTCGTAA
- a CDS encoding CPBP family intramembrane glutamic endopeptidase, protein MSESVQRVDNGDEPASAAVVSSLGAVLSAVTLGFLLLSLTRGPESAVLWGGAVGALVATGAFLASRYGFLERAVAGPIGAGSSLLVVALSAFAIMQGTLGSVVLPGLEWSVSSLFAAFFVGAGVVGVGVAEYAHLSGRELVGRLTLTVEMIALAVVGLFGMSIAYLFLELPIMLVVGEPTATQQMTLEYLATGVGLGAVAAGYLAYREHDWSFIDLEWPTRWTVAWIVVGSLLIIGVNIGASALMTFAGIEGSEHSLTQDILENPSLLVIIVPAMVLIVGPFEELLYRNVVQKSLYGRFSRAGAVVVASVVFTVVHIIAYATAGAGEILASLSLLFVLSLILGWLYVRTENLLVPALAHGCYNAVVVSFVVL, encoded by the coding sequence ATGAGCGAATCCGTTCAGCGTGTCGACAACGGCGACGAACCGGCGTCCGCAGCCGTCGTTTCGTCGCTGGGGGCCGTTCTCTCGGCCGTTACCCTCGGTTTCCTCTTGCTCTCACTCACTCGCGGACCCGAGAGTGCGGTGCTCTGGGGTGGGGCAGTTGGCGCACTCGTGGCGACCGGTGCCTTTCTCGCCAGTCGGTACGGCTTCCTCGAGCGAGCCGTCGCGGGCCCCATCGGCGCTGGCTCGAGCCTGCTGGTCGTCGCGCTCTCGGCCTTCGCGATCATGCAGGGGACGCTCGGCTCGGTCGTCCTCCCCGGTCTCGAGTGGTCCGTCTCGTCGCTGTTCGCGGCGTTTTTCGTCGGCGCAGGGGTCGTCGGTGTCGGCGTCGCCGAATACGCCCATCTCTCGGGGCGTGAACTGGTCGGCCGGCTGACCCTGACAGTCGAGATGATCGCACTCGCCGTCGTCGGGCTCTTTGGAATGTCCATCGCCTACCTCTTTCTCGAGTTGCCGATCATGCTCGTCGTCGGCGAACCCACGGCGACACAGCAAATGACCCTCGAGTACCTCGCGACCGGCGTCGGCCTCGGTGCCGTCGCCGCCGGCTACCTCGCTTATCGCGAGCACGACTGGTCGTTCATCGACCTCGAGTGGCCGACGCGCTGGACGGTCGCCTGGATCGTTGTCGGTTCTCTCCTCATTATCGGCGTGAACATCGGTGCCTCCGCATTGATGACCTTCGCCGGTATCGAAGGCTCCGAGCACTCACTGACACAGGACATTCTCGAGAACCCGTCCTTGCTGGTGATCATCGTCCCAGCGATGGTGTTGATCGTCGGGCCGTTCGAGGAACTCCTCTATCGAAACGTCGTTCAGAAGTCCCTCTACGGCAGGTTCTCGCGGGCCGGTGCGGTCGTCGTCGCGAGCGTCGTGTTCACGGTAGTCCACATCATCGCGTACGCGACCGCGGGTGCGGGAGAAATACTCGCGAGTCTGTCGTTACTCTTCGTGCTCTCGTTGATTCTGGGCTGGCTCTACGTGCGGACGGAGAACCTCCTGGTTCCGGCGCTCGCACACGGCTGTTACAACGCCGTCGTCGTCTCGTTCGTCGTTTTGTGA